One genomic region from Cellulomonas hominis encodes:
- a CDS encoding Ig-like domain repeat protein, translating to MRRPLAAAAALAVLGTLVPVTTATAAAVGLGPREPERAGAVVTYDFDCDNHGSPIAPIRRIWNPSGQQDYAGIAQYSVNGSTTSGSFTYDLTDASFGRYSMVVQCSNTENTVGQPTHTFTLEDPRVTTSTSLAASPASVVVDDAVTLTATVSGVTEGAVTFSTGEHEIETVPLTDGTARLVVHPETTQTYTAQYAGTETSKASSSATTVTVVTAITPGTPELATTPAVGVPLSVTTGSWSPADTALSYQWVVGGEPAGTGPTYTPAATDLGKTIQVAVTGTRAPLPAVTRWTPEGITVAPGTIPEGGFVLDGAAGDQAVLGRTLTPQPSGFGTDASYAYEWFVGDDEFSTRADTYTPTAADLGRMIRMRATITAPGRTTISRSVYLMPATAEPTVTVGSRTVTVGTDAAVPVTVSGPAGGPTPTGSVEVTLTPVGSATGTSLGTLALDGRGSASVTVPGTAVGAYTVGVRYVPASGSHAAYSMRATPITGGPYTAATGSGTVTVTKVIPTVTLPATLTVAVATPADVRAAVAGSRLPAQYALSEGGTVLAQGEVPGTGVVDLQVPALTPGTHTLTFELPATATTAAVTRTLTVTVTGEPARDGLVPTADLASPEKATAPGQEMVLVAEGFEPGETVAFYLHSEPVFLGTAVAGADGVARLTVTIPADVPAGAHTVYATGGTSGRWATLAVELAVPAAAPAATPADELATTGASGGLAATAAWALLLVGGGLVVLARRARIAR from the coding sequence GTGCGGCGGCCGCTCGCGGCGGCGGCCGCGCTGGCCGTCCTGGGGACGCTGGTCCCCGTCACCACGGCGACGGCGGCGGCCGTGGGCCTCGGTCCGCGCGAGCCCGAGCGGGCCGGCGCCGTCGTCACGTACGACTTCGACTGCGACAACCACGGCTCGCCGATCGCGCCGATCCGCCGCATCTGGAACCCGAGCGGCCAGCAGGACTACGCCGGCATCGCCCAGTACAGCGTGAACGGGTCGACCACCTCGGGGTCGTTCACGTACGACCTCACCGACGCCTCGTTCGGCCGGTACAGCATGGTCGTCCAGTGCAGCAACACCGAGAACACGGTCGGCCAGCCGACGCACACGTTCACGCTGGAGGACCCGCGCGTGACGACGTCGACGTCCCTGGCCGCGTCCCCTGCGTCGGTCGTCGTCGATGACGCCGTCACCCTCACCGCCACCGTCAGCGGCGTGACCGAGGGCGCCGTGACGTTCTCCACCGGCGAGCACGAGATCGAGACCGTCCCGCTCACCGACGGCACGGCCCGGCTCGTGGTGCACCCGGAGACCACGCAGACCTACACCGCCCAGTACGCGGGGACGGAGACCTCGAAGGCCTCCTCCTCGGCCACGACGGTCACCGTCGTCACGGCCATCACCCCGGGCACGCCCGAGCTCGCGACCACCCCGGCCGTCGGCGTCCCGCTGTCCGTCACCACCGGCTCGTGGAGCCCGGCGGACACCGCGCTGTCCTACCAGTGGGTCGTCGGGGGCGAGCCGGCCGGCACCGGCCCGACCTACACCCCGGCCGCCACGGACCTGGGCAAGACGATCCAGGTCGCCGTGACCGGCACCCGCGCCCCGCTCCCCGCGGTCACCCGGTGGACCCCGGAGGGCATCACGGTCGCTCCGGGCACGATCCCGGAGGGCGGCTTCGTGCTCGACGGTGCCGCGGGCGACCAGGCCGTGCTCGGCCGGACCCTCACGCCGCAGCCGTCCGGCTTCGGCACCGACGCCTCGTACGCGTACGAGTGGTTCGTCGGCGACGACGAGTTCTCGACCCGCGCCGACACCTACACCCCCACCGCCGCCGACCTCGGCCGGATGATCCGGATGCGCGCCACCATCACGGCGCCCGGCCGGACGACGATCTCCCGGAGCGTCTACCTGATGCCCGCGACGGCCGAGCCCACCGTCACCGTCGGCTCGCGGACCGTCACGGTCGGCACCGACGCCGCGGTCCCGGTGACCGTCTCCGGCCCCGCCGGCGGCCCCACCCCCACCGGCTCGGTCGAGGTCACGCTGACCCCGGTCGGCTCGGCGACCGGCACCTCGCTCGGCACCCTGGCGCTCGACGGCCGGGGCTCCGCCTCGGTGACCGTGCCGGGCACGGCCGTCGGCGCGTACACCGTCGGCGTGCGCTACGTCCCGGCGTCCGGCTCGCACGCGGCGTACTCGATGCGCGCGACGCCGATCACGGGCGGCCCGTACACGGCGGCGACCGGCTCGGGCACCGTGACGGTCACGAAGGTCATCCCGACGGTCACGCTGCCGGCGACGCTCACCGTCGCGGTCGCCACGCCCGCCGACGTGCGGGCGGCCGTCGCGGGTTCGCGCCTGCCCGCGCAGTACGCCCTGAGCGAGGGCGGCACCGTCCTCGCCCAGGGCGAGGTCCCGGGCACCGGCGTCGTCGACCTGCAGGTCCCGGCGCTCACCCCCGGCACGCACACGCTCACCTTCGAGCTGCCGGCCACGGCCACCACGGCGGCGGTCACCCGGACCCTGACCGTGACGGTCACCGGCGAGCCGGCCCGCGACGGCCTCGTGCCCACCGCGGACCTCGCGTCGCCCGAGAAGGCCACCGCGCCGGGCCAGGAGATGGTGCTGGTCGCCGAGGGCTTCGAGCCCGGGGAGACCGTCGCGTTCTACCTGCACTCCGAGCCGGTGTTCCTCGGCACCGCCGTCGCCGGCGCCGACGGCGTCGCGCGGCTCACCGTGACGATCCCGGCGGACGTCCCGGCCGGCGCGCACACCGTGTACGCCACTGGCGGCACCTCCGGGCGCTGGGCGACCCTCGCGGTCGAGCTCGCCGTCCCGGCCGCGGCACCCGCCGCGACGCCGGCGGACGAGCTCGCCACCACCGGCGCCTCCGGCGGCCTGGCCGCCACGGCGGCGTGGGCGCTGCTGCTCGTCGGCGGCGGCCTGGTGGTCCTGGCACGACGGGCGCGGATCGCCCGCTGA
- a CDS encoding endo alpha-1,4 polygalactosaminidase produces MRERGRVPAALVALVAGVALAAGGCAPGDSAPGDPAPGGSTPGARASAPAPAPAPSHPGVPPAGVVVDYQLGGGYPPAEGVGGVVRDVTDVPAPGLWSGCYVNGFQTQPAERDTWLRDHPDLVLRDAAGEPVADAGWPDELLLDTRTAAARAAVAEVVGAQVRACAARGFGAVELDNLDSWTRSGGLLTEEGALDLAARLVAVAHEVGLAAGQKNAPDLGARGRDEAGFDFAVSEECLANEECGAYTDVYGAAVLDVEYAGSAPADDWAAACADPSRPPSTVLRDHDLGAPGDAGYVFDAC; encoded by the coding sequence GTGCGGGAACGCGGGCGGGTGCCGGCGGCGCTGGTCGCGCTCGTGGCCGGGGTGGCGCTCGCGGCCGGCGGGTGCGCGCCCGGCGACTCCGCGCCCGGCGACCCCGCGCCCGGCGGCTCGACGCCCGGCGCCCGGGCGTCCGCCCCCGCCCCCGCCCCCGCCCCCTCGCACCCCGGCGTCCCGCCCGCGGGTGTCGTCGTCGACTACCAGCTCGGCGGCGGCTACCCGCCCGCCGAGGGCGTCGGCGGCGTCGTCCGGGACGTGACCGACGTCCCGGCGCCGGGCCTCTGGTCCGGCTGCTACGTCAACGGGTTCCAGACCCAGCCGGCGGAGCGCGACACGTGGCTGCGCGACCACCCCGACCTGGTGCTCCGCGACGCGGCCGGCGAGCCCGTGGCGGACGCCGGATGGCCGGACGAGCTGCTGCTGGACACCCGCACCGCCGCGGCCCGGGCCGCCGTCGCGGAGGTCGTCGGCGCGCAGGTCCGGGCGTGCGCGGCGCGGGGTTTCGGCGCGGTCGAGCTGGACAACCTCGACTCGTGGACCCGGTCGGGCGGCCTGCTGACCGAGGAGGGCGCGCTGGACCTCGCGGCGCGGCTCGTCGCGGTCGCGCACGAGGTGGGCCTCGCGGCCGGGCAGAAGAACGCCCCGGACCTCGGGGCGCGCGGCCGGGACGAGGCGGGGTTCGACTTCGCCGTGTCGGAGGAGTGCCTGGCGAACGAGGAGTGCGGGGCGTACACCGACGTCTACGGCGCCGCGGTGCTCGACGTGGAGTACGCGGGGTCGGCTCCGGCGGACGACTGGGCGGCGGCGTGCGCGGACCCGTCGCGCCCGCCGTCCACCGTGCTGCGGGACCACGACCTCGGCGCGCCCGGCGACGCCGGGTACGTGTTCGACGCCTGCTGA
- a CDS encoding FBP domain-containing protein, with protein sequence MRPVTEPQIRASFVNCSRREAAQAVLPPDLASRDWDRLDYLGWTDPKNPRRAYVVTWLEDRPVGMVLRASDGATRRSAVCVWCEDVIATNEVSLFVAKRAGSAGRNGNTVGTLICADFACSQNARRRPTIVEAGDDAAAVVARRVAGLQERSARFVAAVAQG encoded by the coding sequence ATGCGTCCCGTCACCGAGCCCCAGATCCGCGCGTCCTTCGTCAACTGCTCCCGCCGCGAGGCCGCGCAGGCCGTCCTCCCGCCGGACCTCGCGTCCCGCGACTGGGACCGCCTGGACTACCTGGGCTGGACCGACCCGAAGAACCCCCGCCGCGCCTACGTCGTGACCTGGCTGGAGGACCGGCCCGTCGGCATGGTGCTGCGGGCCTCCGACGGCGCCACCAGGCGCAGCGCCGTGTGCGTGTGGTGCGAGGACGTCATCGCCACGAACGAGGTCAGCCTGTTCGTCGCGAAGCGCGCCGGGTCCGCCGGCCGCAACGGCAACACGGTCGGCACGCTGATCTGCGCGGACTTCGCGTGCTCGCAGAACGCGCGGCGGCGCCCGACGATCGTCGAGGCCGGGGACGACGCGGCCGCCGTGGTCGCCCGCCGGGTCGCCGGCCTGCAGGAGCGCTCCGCCCGGTTCGTCGCGGCGGTCGCGCAGGGCTGA
- a CDS encoding dihydrofolate reductase family protein, with translation MATLVYSAITSLDGFVADRDGRFDWSMPDEEVHAAVNDLHRGIGTYLYGRRLYDVMVAWESMDTTDEPPAVRDYADLWRAAHKVVYSTTLTEPRSARTQVEPAFDPEAVRRLLASSAHDVLIGGPHLAAQAFRAGLVGEVHLFVSPVIVGGGIRALPRDVRLDLELAGVRQFAGGVAHLHHRVRAA, from the coding sequence ATGGCCACGCTCGTGTACTCCGCGATCACGTCGCTCGACGGCTTCGTCGCCGACCGGGACGGCCGGTTCGACTGGAGCATGCCGGACGAGGAGGTGCACGCCGCCGTGAACGACCTGCACCGGGGCATCGGCACGTACCTGTACGGGCGGCGGCTGTACGACGTCATGGTGGCGTGGGAGTCGATGGACACCACCGACGAGCCGCCCGCCGTGCGCGACTACGCGGACCTGTGGCGCGCGGCCCACAAGGTCGTCTACTCCACGACGCTCACCGAGCCGCGCAGCGCCCGCACGCAGGTCGAGCCCGCGTTCGACCCGGAGGCCGTGCGGCGGCTGCTGGCCTCGTCGGCGCACGACGTGCTGATCGGCGGGCCCCACCTCGCCGCGCAGGCGTTCCGGGCGGGGCTGGTCGGCGAGGTGCACCTGTTCGTGTCGCCGGTGATCGTGGGCGGCGGGATCCGCGCGCTGCCCCGGGACGTGCGGCTGGACCTCGAGCTGGCCGGCGTCCGGCAGTTCGCGGGCGGCGTCGCGCACCTGCACCACCGGGTGCGGGCGGCCTGA
- a CDS encoding dihydrofolate reductase family protein: MGQVVVAATMSLDGFVAREDDTVAELFEWYENGDVVVENHGDLPPFRLTEASAGYWLGFRESLGALVVGRRTFDLTDGWRGEHPLGVPYVLLTHRPVTGSAAAGSPNLVVCHEGVEAAVAAAQELAGDRTVGVSAGSIGTQALRAGLVDTVQVDLVPVVLGSGRPYFTGDEGWPAMLGDPTAVVPGRRVTHLTFPARR; encoded by the coding sequence ATGGGTCAGGTCGTCGTCGCCGCCACCATGTCCCTCGACGGGTTCGTCGCCCGCGAGGACGACACCGTCGCCGAGCTGTTCGAGTGGTACGAGAACGGCGACGTCGTCGTCGAGAACCACGGCGACCTGCCGCCCTTCCGGCTGACCGAGGCGTCCGCGGGGTACTGGCTCGGCTTCCGGGAGTCGCTCGGCGCGCTGGTCGTCGGGCGCCGGACGTTCGACCTCACGGACGGCTGGCGCGGGGAGCACCCGCTCGGCGTGCCGTACGTGCTGCTCACGCACCGGCCGGTCACCGGGTCCGCGGCCGCGGGGTCGCCGAACCTGGTCGTGTGCCACGAGGGCGTCGAGGCGGCGGTCGCGGCGGCGCAGGAGCTCGCGGGCGACCGCACCGTCGGGGTGTCCGCGGGGTCGATCGGCACGCAGGCGCTGCGCGCTGGGCTGGTCGACACCGTGCAGGTCGACCTCGTGCCGGTGGTGCTCGGGTCGGGGCGGCCCTACTTCACGGGGGACGAGGGGTGGCCGGCGATGCTGGGCGACCCCACGGCCGTCGTGCCCGGCCGGCGGGTCACGCACCTCACGTTCCCGGCGCGGCGCTGA
- a CDS encoding DUF1206 domain-containing protein, giving the protein MSGDVRAAAASAGDHPLVEKGARLGYAASGVLHLLLAWVTVQLAWTSGGEQADQQGALRQLAGNGVGQALLWLVLAGFVLLALWQVTEAVAWGEATDRAKAAAKAVVYAVLAATTVTVLAGAGSGSGSGAGGSGGATAGLMASGVGRLLVGLVGVGVVVVGGYHVVKGWREKFLEDLEGSPSPWVRTAGRIGYVGKGVALAVVGVLLVVAAVQSDPEKAQGLDAALHALAGLPFGPVLLTLVALGFAAYGVYAFGRARHAKV; this is encoded by the coding sequence ATGAGCGGGGACGTGCGGGCGGCGGCGGCGAGCGCGGGGGATCATCCGCTGGTCGAGAAGGGGGCGCGGCTGGGGTACGCCGCCAGCGGGGTGCTGCACCTGCTGCTCGCCTGGGTGACCGTGCAGCTGGCGTGGACCTCCGGCGGGGAGCAGGCCGATCAGCAGGGCGCGCTGCGGCAGCTCGCCGGCAACGGGGTCGGCCAGGCGCTGCTGTGGCTGGTGCTCGCGGGCTTCGTGCTGCTGGCGCTGTGGCAGGTCACCGAGGCCGTCGCCTGGGGCGAGGCGACGGACCGGGCGAAGGCCGCGGCGAAGGCGGTCGTGTACGCGGTGCTGGCCGCGACGACCGTGACGGTGCTGGCCGGTGCCGGGTCGGGCTCGGGCTCGGGGGCCGGCGGGTCGGGCGGAGCGACGGCGGGGCTGATGGCCAGCGGCGTGGGCCGGCTGCTCGTCGGGCTGGTGGGCGTGGGCGTCGTCGTGGTCGGCGGCTACCACGTGGTCAAGGGGTGGCGGGAGAAGTTCCTCGAGGACCTCGAGGGCAGCCCGTCGCCGTGGGTCCGGACGGCCGGGCGCATCGGGTACGTCGGCAAGGGGGTGGCGCTCGCGGTCGTCGGGGTGCTGCTCGTGGTCGCCGCCGTGCAGAGCGACCCGGAGAAGGCGCAGGGCCTGGACGCGGCGCTGCACGCGCTGGCCGGGCTGCCGTTCGGGCCGGTGCTGCTCACGCTGGTCGCGCTCGGGTTCGCCGCGTACGGGGTGTACGCATTCGGCCGCGCCCGGCACGCGAAGGTGTGA